A single Paraburkholderia sp. FT54 DNA region contains:
- a CDS encoding UbiX family flavin prenyltransferase: protein MSELKRERIVVGISGASGALIGVRLLAALRRLGTHETHLIVSASGAVTAAQELGMTRGDLERLADVVYNVRDIGAAVASGSFITAGMVIAPCSMKTLASVANGFADNLLTRAADVMLKERRRLVLVARETPLNLAHLRNMTSVTEMGAIVMPPVPAFYAHPKTIEDVVDHTVGRILDLFGIEHREIAQRWSGLAGEFAERRSGADE from the coding sequence ATGTCTGAACTCAAGCGTGAGCGCATCGTCGTCGGCATCTCCGGCGCGAGCGGCGCACTGATCGGCGTGCGTCTGCTCGCCGCGTTGCGGCGTCTCGGCACGCACGAAACGCATCTGATCGTATCGGCCTCGGGCGCGGTCACGGCGGCGCAGGAACTCGGCATGACGCGCGGCGATCTGGAGCGCCTCGCCGATGTGGTCTACAACGTACGCGACATCGGCGCGGCCGTGGCGAGCGGTTCGTTCATCACGGCCGGCATGGTGATCGCGCCGTGCTCGATGAAAACCCTCGCGAGCGTGGCCAACGGTTTCGCCGACAACCTGCTCACGCGCGCCGCCGACGTGATGCTCAAGGAGCGCCGCCGGCTGGTGCTGGTCGCGCGCGAAACGCCGCTCAATCTCGCGCATCTGCGCAACATGACTTCCGTCACCGAGATGGGCGCTATCGTCATGCCGCCGGTGCCCGCTTTCTATGCGCATCCCAAGACCATCGAGGACGTGGTCGATCACACGGTGGGGCGGATTCTGGATCTGTTCGGCATCGAGCATCGCGAGATCGCGCAGCGCTGGAGCGGACTCGCCGGCGAATTCGCGGAGCGCCGCTCGGGAGCGGACGAATGA
- a CDS encoding FAD binding domain-containing protein, translating into MKPAPFDYLRAMTTQHALDALAQSGEDARVLAGGQSLMAVLNMRLAQPRMLIDISRTDELNSVRADHKAGLLVVGAAATQGSVEWRESLRDEVPLLAMAFPHISHFQIRNRGTVCGSIAHADPSAELPLVLAALGGDVMLRSKKKHRVLPASEFFQGMLMTAREPDELVEAVRFPFKRPGECYGFTEFSSRHGDFAMVACAAVVTSDSIRLAVGGVADRPVVEQWPRLRDEDLRSALNDLSWKLGAQDDAHISATYRRHLVRQLGWRVIEEAK; encoded by the coding sequence ATGAAACCCGCGCCGTTCGACTATCTGCGCGCCATGACCACCCAGCATGCGCTCGACGCCCTTGCGCAAAGCGGCGAGGACGCACGCGTGCTGGCCGGCGGCCAGTCGCTGATGGCGGTGCTGAACATGCGGCTCGCGCAGCCGCGCATGCTGATCGATATCTCGCGCACCGACGAGCTGAACTCGGTGCGCGCCGATCACAAGGCGGGCTTGCTGGTGGTAGGCGCGGCGGCCACGCAAGGCAGCGTCGAGTGGCGTGAATCGCTGCGCGACGAAGTGCCGTTGCTGGCGATGGCGTTCCCGCACATCTCGCACTTCCAGATCCGCAATCGCGGCACGGTGTGCGGCTCGATAGCGCACGCCGACCCCAGCGCGGAACTGCCGCTGGTGCTGGCCGCGCTCGGCGGCGACGTGATGCTGCGTTCGAAAAAGAAGCACCGTGTGCTGCCCGCAAGCGAGTTTTTCCAGGGCATGTTGATGACCGCGCGCGAGCCGGATGAACTGGTCGAAGCCGTGCGCTTTCCGTTCAAGCGGCCGGGCGAATGCTACGGCTTCACGGAATTCTCCTCGCGCCACGGCGACTTCGCGATGGTCGCCTGTGCGGCCGTCGTGACGAGCGATTCGATCCGCCTCGCGGTGGGCGGTGTCGCGGACAGGCCGGTGGTCGAGCAATGGCCGCGTCTGCGCGACGAGGATCTGCGCAGCGCATTGAACGATTTGAGCTGGAAGCTGGGCGCGCAGGACGACGCGCATATCAGCGCGACCTATCGCCGGCATCTGGTCCGGCAACTCGGATGGCGCGTGATCGAGGAGGCGAAGTGA
- a CDS encoding UbiD family decarboxylase, with protein sequence MNTRDAASHGTFHLTWAGSPGALTLRDWLAHLARTGRVATIDKPVALEHELAAIAKRLDGTQAAFFTQPGGHDMPVVSGFMSRRGWIAEAMGVAEADLLARFRDAADQPVPSKEIPRAEAACQQVVHTSGIDLHKLLPIPTHSEHDNGPYITAGLVIARNPRTGVQNVSINRIQVHGPDRMAILLLPRHLYAFQKAAEEAGDALDVAIAIGVDPLTMLASQAISPIDSDELEIAGALHGAPLPVVKCVSNGVNVPAFAEIVIEGRILPNVREMEGPFGEFPKYYSAQEAREVIEVTAVTHREKPIFHTIVPAEMEHLLLGAIPREATLLAHLQRSHPNVKDVHLSVGGVCRYHLWVQFEKKREGEAKNVILCAFGAHYDIKQVVVVDTDVDVHDPAEIEWAIATRFQADRDLVVIEGAQGSPLDPSTTVGQPEDAPPHLQGVSAKMGLDATRPVVYASHVFTRVRIPGQDTVDLNELVAADNTAFDTYLGDAHV encoded by the coding sequence ATGAATACTCGCGATGCCGCATCGCACGGTACTTTCCACCTGACGTGGGCCGGTTCGCCGGGCGCGCTCACGCTGCGCGACTGGCTGGCGCATCTGGCGCGCACGGGCCGGGTCGCCACGATCGACAAGCCGGTGGCGCTCGAACACGAACTCGCCGCGATTGCCAAGCGCCTCGACGGCACGCAAGCCGCGTTCTTCACGCAGCCGGGCGGTCACGACATGCCGGTGGTGAGCGGTTTCATGTCGCGGCGTGGCTGGATCGCCGAAGCGATGGGCGTCGCCGAGGCGGATCTCCTGGCGCGCTTTCGCGACGCGGCCGATCAGCCGGTTCCCTCGAAGGAAATCCCGCGCGCCGAAGCGGCCTGTCAGCAGGTCGTGCATACCAGCGGCATCGATCTTCACAAGCTGCTGCCGATTCCCACCCATAGCGAACACGACAACGGGCCGTACATCACCGCGGGCCTCGTGATCGCGCGCAATCCGCGTACCGGGGTGCAGAACGTTTCGATCAATCGCATTCAGGTGCATGGACCGGACCGCATGGCGATCCTGCTGTTGCCGCGCCATCTGTACGCATTCCAGAAGGCGGCGGAAGAGGCCGGCGACGCGCTCGACGTCGCGATCGCCATCGGCGTCGATCCGCTGACGATGCTCGCCTCGCAAGCCATTTCCCCGATCGATTCCGACGAACTGGAAATCGCCGGCGCGCTGCATGGCGCGCCCCTGCCGGTGGTCAAGTGCGTGAGCAACGGCGTGAACGTGCCGGCCTTCGCGGAGATCGTGATCGAAGGGCGCATTCTGCCCAACGTGCGCGAAATGGAAGGCCCGTTCGGCGAATTTCCGAAGTACTACAGCGCCCAGGAAGCGCGTGAAGTGATCGAGGTCACCGCGGTCACGCATCGCGAGAAGCCGATCTTTCATACGATCGTGCCGGCGGAAATGGAGCATCTGCTGCTTGGCGCGATTCCGCGCGAGGCCACTTTGCTCGCGCATCTGCAACGTAGTCATCCTAACGTGAAAGACGTGCATCTCTCCGTGGGCGGCGTATGCCGTTATCACCTGTGGGTGCAGTTCGAGAAGAAGCGCGAGGGCGAAGCGAAGAACGTGATTCTGTGCGCGTTCGGCGCGCACTACGACATCAAGCAGGTCGTGGTGGTCGATACCGATGTGGACGTGCACGATCCGGCCGAGATCGAATGGGCCATCGCCACGCGCTTTCAGGCCGATCGCGATCTGGTCGTGATCGAAGGCGCGCAAGGTTCGCCGCTCGATCCGTCGACCACCGTCGGCCAGCCCGAAGACGCGCCGCCGCATCTGCAGGGCGTGAGCGCGAAGATGGGACTCGATGCCACGCGGCCGGTGGTGTACGCGTCGCACGTGTTTACGCGGGTGCGTATTCCGGGGCAGGACACGGTGGATCTGAACGAGCTCGTCGCCGCCGACAACACCGCGTTCGATACCTATCTGGGTGACGCTCATGTCTGA
- a CDS encoding molybdopterin cofactor-binding domain-containing protein has product MNQRDLLHAGDTATREREPELEKRQQRHLGRPMERLEDPAILTGRGRYGDDIGIRPGTLHAAILRSPHAHAELVSIDTNAALKLPGVRAILTRDDLRAWSRPFVVGVKSPMEQWALAMDRVRYVGEPVAVVLAQSRAIAEDALDLLKVEYATLDPVTSIDQAASDESPVLHEKVGSNVISDRHFRYGEPEAAFEKAPHRVKLVAHYPRNSCAPIECGVVIAEYLAGDEGYDVTSNFMGPFSLHAVMAMALNVPANRLRHKAPRDSGGSFGVKQAVFPYVVLMCLASRKAGAPVKWVEDRLEHLSAATSATARVSTLEAAVEYDGRITALAYDQLEDCGGYLRAPEPATFYRMHGCLTGAYAIDNLLVRNRVVLTNKTPTGLVRGFGGPQVYFALERLMQRIALELKLDVLDVYRRNFVAADAFPYRAAAGALLDSGNYQEALRRALDEGGYDELRARREAARKEGRLYGIGFAAIVEPSVSNMGYITTVMPADARKKAGPKSGAIASATVSVDLLGGVVVTIASTPAGQGHMTVCAQVVADVLGVAPHDVIVNVEFDTHKDAWSVAAGNYSSRFAGAVAGTVHLAAVRVRDKIARIVSKQLGCAPEDIRFEEGRIFAKGAEDRAQPFGRVAANAPHWAPALLPEGEEPGLRETVFWNPPNMAAPDENDRVNTSAAYGFAFDMCGVEVDRATGRVRIDRYVTAHDAGTLLNPALADGQIRGAFAQGLGAALMEEFRYGADGSFQSGTLADYLMPTTCEVPDPVIVHLETPSPFTPLGAKGLGEGNNMSTPPCIANAVADALGVDDIRLPLTPSKVMALIGIDDPAPSRPELREAPAAKPATPGGGKALTAQGSVDLPASPEAIFAVLLDPNALAKVIPGCHALEAEGTNQYRADVTVGVGMIKARFEAKIGLSEIDAPHRLRLAGAGMSSLGSARGSGLVELTPIENGTRLSYDYEAQVSGKVAAVGGRMLEGAAKVVLRQLFESLGRQAAGKPLRAGGSWLSRLFARFRRQA; this is encoded by the coding sequence ATGAATCAGCGCGACTTGCTCCACGCAGGCGACACGGCGACGCGGGAACGCGAGCCGGAGTTGGAAAAACGCCAGCAACGTCATCTCGGCCGCCCGATGGAGCGCCTGGAAGATCCCGCGATTCTCACCGGCCGTGGCCGTTACGGCGACGACATCGGCATCCGGCCCGGCACGCTGCACGCCGCGATCCTGCGCTCGCCGCACGCGCACGCGGAACTGGTGTCGATCGACACGAACGCGGCCTTGAAACTGCCCGGCGTGCGCGCGATCCTGACACGCGACGACCTGCGCGCCTGGTCGCGGCCCTTCGTGGTGGGCGTGAAATCGCCGATGGAACAGTGGGCGCTGGCGATGGACCGCGTGCGCTACGTCGGCGAACCGGTGGCGGTGGTGCTGGCGCAATCGCGTGCCATCGCGGAAGACGCGCTCGATCTGCTGAAGGTGGAATACGCGACGCTCGATCCGGTCACCTCGATCGACCAGGCGGCGAGCGACGAGTCGCCGGTATTGCACGAGAAAGTGGGCAGCAACGTGATCAGCGACCGGCATTTCCGTTACGGCGAGCCGGAAGCCGCGTTCGAGAAAGCACCGCATCGCGTGAAACTGGTCGCGCATTATCCGCGCAATAGCTGCGCGCCGATCGAGTGCGGCGTGGTGATCGCGGAGTATCTGGCGGGCGACGAAGGCTACGACGTCACGTCGAATTTCATGGGCCCGTTCTCGCTGCACGCGGTGATGGCGATGGCGCTGAACGTGCCCGCCAACCGTCTGCGTCACAAGGCGCCGCGCGATTCGGGCGGCAGCTTCGGGGTGAAGCAGGCGGTGTTTCCGTACGTGGTGCTGATGTGCCTCGCCTCGCGCAAAGCCGGCGCGCCGGTGAAGTGGGTCGAGGACCGGCTCGAACATCTGAGCGCGGCCACCTCCGCGACCGCGCGCGTCTCGACGCTCGAAGCGGCCGTGGAATACGACGGCCGCATCACGGCGCTCGCCTACGACCAACTCGAAGATTGCGGCGGCTATCTGCGCGCGCCGGAACCGGCCACGTTCTATCGCATGCATGGCTGCCTGACCGGCGCGTATGCGATCGACAATCTGCTGGTGCGCAACCGTGTCGTGCTGACCAACAAGACGCCGACGGGTCTGGTACGCGGCTTCGGCGGACCGCAGGTGTACTTCGCGCTTGAGCGGCTGATGCAGCGCATCGCGCTCGAATTGAAGCTCGATGTGCTCGACGTGTACCGCCGCAATTTCGTCGCCGCCGATGCGTTCCCGTATCGCGCCGCGGCTGGCGCGCTGCTCGACTCGGGCAACTATCAGGAGGCGCTGCGCCGCGCGCTCGACGAAGGCGGCTATGACGAGCTGCGTGCGCGCCGCGAGGCGGCACGCAAGGAAGGGCGGCTGTACGGCATCGGCTTTGCGGCGATCGTCGAGCCGTCGGTGTCGAACATGGGCTACATCACGACCGTGATGCCCGCCGACGCGCGCAAGAAGGCCGGGCCGAAGAGCGGCGCGATCGCGAGCGCGACGGTCAGTGTCGATCTGCTCGGCGGCGTGGTGGTGACGATTGCGTCGACGCCCGCGGGCCAGGGGCATATGACGGTGTGCGCGCAAGTGGTCGCGGACGTGCTCGGCGTCGCGCCGCACGATGTCATCGTCAATGTCGAATTCGATACGCACAAGGACGCGTGGTCGGTGGCGGCGGGCAATTATTCGAGCCGCTTCGCCGGCGCTGTGGCGGGCACGGTGCATCTGGCGGCCGTGCGCGTGCGCGACAAGATCGCGCGCATCGTGTCGAAGCAGTTGGGCTGCGCGCCGGAAGATATCCGCTTTGAAGAGGGCCGCATCTTTGCAAAGGGCGCCGAGGATCGCGCGCAGCCGTTCGGCCGCGTCGCCGCCAATGCGCCGCATTGGGCGCCCGCGCTGTTGCCCGAAGGTGAAGAGCCGGGTCTACGCGAGACGGTGTTCTGGAATCCGCCGAACATGGCCGCGCCGGACGAGAACGATCGCGTCAACACGTCGGCGGCCTACGGGTTTGCTTTCGACATGTGCGGCGTCGAAGTGGATCGCGCCACCGGCCGCGTGCGGATCGACCGCTACGTCACCGCGCACGACGCCGGCACGCTGCTGAACCCCGCGCTCGCCGATGGCCAGATTCGCGGCGCCTTCGCGCAAGGGCTCGGCGCGGCGCTGATGGAAGAGTTCCGCTACGGCGCGGACGGCAGCTTCCAGTCCGGCACGCTCGCCGACTATCTGATGCCGACCACCTGCGAGGTGCCCGATCCGGTGATCGTGCATCTGGAAACGCCGTCGCCGTTCACGCCGCTCGGTGCGAAAGGACTCGGCGAGGGCAACAACATGAGCACGCCGCCGTGCATCGCGAATGCGGTGGCGGATGCGCTCGGCGTCGACGATATTCGCTTGCCGCTGACGCCTTCGAAGGTGATGGCGCTGATCGGCATCGACGATCCCGCGCCGTCGCGTCCTGAGTTGCGTGAAGCGCCGGCGGCCAAACCGGCGACGCCGGGCGGCGGCAAGGCGCTCACTGCGCAGGGCAGCGTCGATCTGCCGGCCTCGCCGGAAGCGATTTTTGCGGTGCTGCTCGATCCGAATGCGCTCGCCAAGGTGATTCCCGGCTGTCATGCGCTCGAAGCAGAAGGCACGAACCAGTATCGCGCCGATGTGACGGTCGGCGTCGGCATGATCAAGGCGCGCTTCGAAGCGAAGATCGGCCTGTCGGAAATCGACGCGCCGCATCGGCTGCGTTTGGCGGGTGCAGGCATGTCGTCGCTCGGCAGTGCACGCGGCAGCGGCCTCGTCGAATTGACGCCGATTGAAAACGGCACGCGTCTTTCGTACGACTACGAAGCCCAGGTGTCGGGCAAGGTCGCGGCAGTGGGCGGCCGCATGCTCGAAGGCGCGGCCAAGGTCGTGTTGCGGCAACTGTTCGAATCGCTCGGCCGTCAGGCGGCCGGCAAGCCGCTTCGCGCTGGCGGCTCGTGGCTCTCGCGCCTCTTCGCCCGTTTCAGGAGACAGGCATGA